From one Cupriavidus sp. P-10 genomic stretch:
- a CDS encoding xanthine dehydrogenase family protein molybdopterin-binding subunit: protein MNNTAIGASPRRIDGRLKVTGTALYTADRTLPGMLHAYGVYSTVASGRITGIETADARRVPGVVDILHNGNFPRLYRTPKSPISGATILTASITDEHRLPFEDNTIHYGGQMVALVVADTFEHAREAAYRVKVSYARTRPVTDLEHGIKANGLRDGGRGHARGTPAPAFDQSAVKVDAIYRTPVETHNPMEMHATLAWWEGGDLHLYEATQGATVHRNTIAQIFGLTPEHVTVDAPFIGSGFGSKLFLWPHSVAASAAARMTGRPVKLVVPRAYMFTTTGQRPETRQRVRLSAGADGKLTSIRHESVNTTSFIEQYVENCGGMTQSVYSCPNLMVSHHTTNVHRGAPTSMRAPGAAPGLFALESAIDELALACRIDPLQFRLANLSTRDESLNLPWSSNHLREAIEQGSRKFGWDRRDPRTGSMKAGNEIVGYGLAVCNWDAWRTPAEARVLLRSDGTAAVTCAIQDIGTGMYTIVAQTVSELTGLPFEKIDVRLGDSTFPAAPVAGGSWATASVLPAVAEATRNAIGQLRTFATQDGAAFAGARPETLKMQNGRLTDGKRAVDYASVLDAQRFASAEGFARTGGTPTDKLSFMSFGAHFVEVRWDPGISRLRVARVVSAIDVGRVINPVTARNQVEGAIVMGVGMALFEATEYDERDGMPGNNNYAEYAVPVHADQPEIDVILLNHPDLEFNEFGARGIGEIGITGFAAAVANAVYHATGKRIRNLPITKEKLMG, encoded by the coding sequence GTGAACAACACTGCTATCGGCGCGTCGCCGCGCCGCATCGATGGCCGGCTCAAGGTGACCGGCACCGCCCTCTATACGGCGGACCGCACGCTGCCCGGCATGCTGCACGCCTACGGCGTGTACAGCACCGTGGCGAGCGGCCGCATCACCGGGATCGAGACGGCCGACGCGCGCCGCGTTCCCGGTGTGGTCGACATCCTGCACAACGGCAACTTCCCCCGCCTGTACCGGACGCCGAAGAGCCCGATCTCGGGCGCGACCATCCTGACTGCGTCGATCACCGACGAGCACCGTTTGCCGTTCGAGGACAACACCATCCACTACGGCGGCCAGATGGTGGCGCTGGTCGTGGCCGATACGTTCGAGCACGCCCGTGAGGCGGCGTACCGCGTCAAGGTGTCGTACGCCCGCACCAGGCCGGTCACGGACCTGGAACACGGCATCAAGGCGAACGGCCTGCGCGACGGCGGAAGAGGGCATGCGCGCGGCACGCCGGCACCGGCATTCGACCAGTCGGCGGTCAAGGTCGACGCCATTTACCGTACCCCGGTCGAAACCCACAACCCGATGGAAATGCACGCCACGCTCGCGTGGTGGGAGGGCGGCGACCTGCATCTCTACGAAGCCACCCAGGGCGCCACCGTCCATCGCAATACCATTGCGCAGATCTTCGGCCTCACTCCCGAGCATGTCACCGTCGACGCGCCCTTTATCGGCTCGGGATTCGGCTCCAAGCTGTTCCTGTGGCCGCATTCCGTCGCGGCCAGCGCGGCAGCGCGAATGACCGGCCGTCCGGTGAAGCTGGTGGTGCCGCGCGCCTACATGTTCACGACCACCGGCCAGCGGCCTGAAACGCGGCAGCGCGTGCGCCTGTCGGCAGGGGCCGATGGGAAGCTCACGTCGATCCGGCACGAATCGGTCAACACCACCTCGTTCATCGAACAGTACGTGGAGAATTGCGGCGGGATGACGCAGAGCGTGTATTCGTGCCCGAACCTCATGGTGAGCCATCACACCACCAACGTGCACCGTGGCGCGCCGACGTCGATGCGCGCCCCGGGGGCCGCGCCGGGTTTGTTTGCGCTTGAATCCGCCATCGACGAACTGGCGCTTGCCTGCCGCATCGATCCCTTGCAGTTCCGGCTTGCCAACCTGTCCACGCGCGACGAAAGCCTTAACCTGCCGTGGTCCAGCAATCACCTGCGCGAGGCCATCGAGCAGGGCAGCCGCAAGTTCGGCTGGGACCGGCGCGATCCGCGCACGGGGTCGATGAAGGCCGGCAACGAGATCGTCGGCTACGGCCTGGCCGTATGCAACTGGGACGCCTGGCGCACGCCAGCCGAGGCCCGTGTCCTCCTGCGCAGCGATGGCACCGCGGCGGTGACCTGCGCGATCCAGGACATTGGCACGGGCATGTACACGATCGTCGCGCAAACGGTCAGCGAGCTGACCGGCCTGCCATTCGAGAAGATCGATGTCAGGCTGGGCGATTCGACTTTTCCGGCGGCACCGGTAGCCGGTGGCTCCTGGGCCACGGCCAGCGTCCTGCCCGCCGTGGCCGAAGCCACGCGCAACGCGATCGGCCAGCTGCGCACATTCGCGACGCAGGACGGCGCCGCCTTCGCGGGTGCCAGGCCCGAAACACTGAAGATGCAGAATGGCCGCCTGACCGACGGCAAGCGCGCCGTCGACTATGCCTCGGTCCTCGATGCCCAGCGCTTTGCCAGCGCGGAGGGCTTCGCCCGGACCGGCGGCACACCGACCGACAAGCTGTCCTTCATGTCTTTCGGCGCCCACTTTGTCGAGGTGCGCTGGGATCCCGGCATTTCACGGCTGCGCGTCGCCAGGGTCGTGAGCGCGATCGATGTGGGGCGGGTCATCAACCCGGTCACTGCCCGCAACCAGGTGGAAGGCGCGATCGTGATGGGCGTCGGCATGGCCTTGTTCGAAGCCACCGAGTATGACGAACGCGATGGCATGCCGGGCAACAACAACTACGCCGAATATGCGGTCCCCGTCCACGCAGACCAGCCGGAGATCGACGTGATCCTGCTCAACCACCCCGACCTGGAATTCAATGAATTCGGCGCGCGCGGCATCGGGGAGATCGGCATAACCGGTTTTGCCGCCGCGGTTGCAAACGCCGTCTACCACGCCACGGGCAAGCGGATTCGGAATCTTCCCATCACGAAGGAGAAGTTGATGGGGTGA
- a CDS encoding FAD binding domain-containing protein, with product MRNFEYARAADVEQAITLHAHGGDTVFLAGGTTLLDLMKLDIMQPARVVDIHKLKLDQVEPLGDGRVRIGAMVSNTDLARHEHIRTHYPALSQALLSGASTQLRNKATTAGNVMQRVRCGYFRDGVSACNKRNPGSGCAAIEGLNRNVHAVLGGSPHCIAAHPSDMCVAMVAIGATVHVQGPKGKRDIPFADFHLLPGDTPWKEHALEAGEMITHITLDAPMPGSRSAYLKLRDRGSYQFALASSAVVVALDGSVVRDIRIALGGVTTKPWRAANAEAVMRGKPASEALIREAAATAMAGAQSYGQNGFKLMLGQQAVMRNLSLLMA from the coding sequence ATGCGGAACTTCGAATACGCGCGCGCCGCCGATGTCGAGCAGGCGATCACGCTGCATGCGCACGGCGGCGACACGGTCTTCCTGGCCGGCGGCACGACGCTGCTGGACCTGATGAAGCTCGACATCATGCAGCCCGCCCGCGTGGTGGACATCCACAAGCTCAAGCTCGACCAGGTCGAGCCGCTCGGCGATGGCCGGGTGCGCATCGGTGCCATGGTCAGCAACACCGACCTGGCCCGCCACGAACATATCCGCACGCACTATCCCGCGCTGTCGCAGGCATTGCTGTCCGGTGCCAGCACCCAGCTGCGCAACAAGGCCACGACCGCCGGCAACGTGATGCAGCGGGTGCGGTGCGGCTATTTCCGTGACGGGGTCTCGGCGTGCAACAAGCGCAACCCGGGTTCGGGCTGCGCCGCCATCGAAGGCCTCAACCGCAATGTGCACGCGGTGCTTGGCGGCAGCCCGCACTGCATTGCCGCGCATCCGTCCGACATGTGCGTCGCCATGGTGGCCATTGGCGCGACGGTCCACGTGCAGGGGCCGAAAGGCAAGCGCGATATTCCGTTTGCGGATTTCCATCTGCTGCCCGGTGACACGCCGTGGAAGGAACATGCGCTGGAAGCCGGCGAGATGATTACCCATATCACGCTCGATGCGCCGATGCCCGGCAGCCGCTCGGCATACCTGAAGCTGCGCGACCGCGGCTCGTACCAGTTCGCGCTGGCCTCCAGCGCCGTGGTGGTCGCGCTCGATGGCAGCGTCGTTCGCGATATCCGCATCGCGCTGGGCGGCGTCACGACCAAGCCGTGGCGCGCGGCCAACGCCGAGGCCGTGATGCGCGGCAAGCCCGCGTCGGAAGCGTTGATCCGCGAGGCCGCCGCAACGGCAATGGCTGGCGCGCAGTCTTACGGACAGAACGGCTTCAAGCTCATGCTCGGCCAGCAGGCCGTCATGCGGAACCTGTCGCTTCTCATGGCCTGA
- a CDS encoding (2Fe-2S)-binding protein gives MEDHTTAPAAGYGPAPDGEAVTLTRRRFLQTVCTSGAGITNVAWSPGASGEPAPQVPAQAGAAAGYPVTLKVNGTTHRLTVAANAILLDTLRDQLHLTGTKKGCDHGQCGACTLIVNGVTVNACLSVTVMHDGDEITTIEGLAPAGKLHPVQQAFWDHDAYQCGYCTAGQMMSAVGILQDKRIPADDASVREAMSGNICRCGAYKNIVTAIQDARGKMRRNV, from the coding sequence ATGGAAGACCACACCACTGCGCCCGCGGCAGGCTATGGCCCTGCTCCTGATGGCGAAGCCGTCACGCTCACGCGCCGCCGGTTCCTGCAAACCGTCTGCACCTCCGGCGCGGGGATTACGAACGTGGCCTGGTCGCCTGGCGCATCCGGCGAGCCCGCGCCGCAGGTGCCCGCGCAAGCCGGCGCCGCCGCGGGATATCCCGTCACGCTGAAGGTCAACGGCACCACGCACCGGCTGACGGTGGCGGCCAATGCCATCCTGCTCGACACACTGCGCGACCAGCTGCACCTGACCGGGACGAAGAAGGGGTGCGATCACGGCCAGTGCGGCGCGTGCACGCTGATCGTGAACGGTGTCACGGTCAATGCGTGCCTGTCGGTGACGGTGATGCACGACGGCGACGAGATCACCACCATCGAAGGGCTGGCCCCCGCTGGCAAGCTGCACCCGGTGCAGCAGGCGTTCTGGGACCACGACGCCTACCAGTGCGGCTACTGCACGGCGGGTCAGATGATGAGCGCGGTGGGCATCCTGCAGGACAAGCGGATTCCGGCCGACGACGCTTCGGTCCGGGAAGCGATGAGCGGCAACATCTGCCGCTGCGGCGCGTACAAGAACATCGTCACGGCCATCCAGGACGCGCGCGGCAAGATGCGGAGGAACGTCTGA
- a CDS encoding FAD-dependent oxidoreductase, whose translation MNNDPDEAREAPSPDPAASADHREGDDTLEEDSVLRDHPRFEQMFPVLSDTEVERVCRFGKLRHYPAGDFLYRAGSLCPGVFVILSGQVRIIIRDRLNRRKIIHTYSRHGEFTSDITQLSNKPAIVDAQVIEEVKAVLLRPDELSALVIKEADIGEKIMRALILRRVVAVERGRGAVIVGAPGNARFLELQNFLRRNNYPNVALDAEQDADAIAFLKRLAPQPDDFPLVVCPSGTVLRNPDVGQLASCLGLIPEFDPKHVYDVAIIGAGPAGLAAAVYAASDGLSVAVFDCRAPGGQAGTSARIENYLGFPTGITGQELAGRAFVQAQKFGAHIAIPCEVKALYCDKYPRVLELSDGKRILARTAVIATGAEYRRPVLDGLERFEGSGVYYWATPVEARLCRKEPVVLVGGGNSAGQAAVFLSSHAEHVHLFIRGPSLEQTMSRYLVERVRSLPNLTLHTRIELQGLEGDVQLRRVHYRGAGGTEGSMTTRHLFVFIGAEPNTGWLKSCGVSLDSKGFVLTGTDTAAVQTLPLQTSVKGVFAIGDVRSASTKRVAAAVGEGAAVVAQIHSLLAEERSMVHPGPA comes from the coding sequence ATGAACAATGACCCGGACGAAGCACGCGAAGCGCCGTCGCCAGATCCCGCAGCGAGTGCAGACCATCGCGAAGGCGACGATACCCTCGAGGAAGATTCGGTCCTGCGCGACCATCCTCGTTTCGAGCAGATGTTTCCGGTCCTCAGCGATACCGAGGTGGAAAGGGTGTGCCGCTTTGGCAAGCTGCGCCACTACCCGGCAGGCGATTTCCTCTATCGTGCGGGAAGCCTCTGCCCCGGTGTATTCGTGATCCTGTCGGGACAGGTTCGGATCATCATCCGCGACCGCCTGAATCGCCGGAAGATCATCCACACCTATTCGCGGCACGGCGAATTCACGTCGGATATCACGCAGCTTTCCAACAAGCCTGCCATCGTCGACGCGCAGGTCATCGAAGAGGTCAAGGCCGTGCTGCTGCGGCCCGATGAACTGAGTGCGCTGGTGATCAAGGAAGCCGATATTGGCGAGAAAATCATGCGCGCCCTGATCCTGAGGCGCGTCGTGGCAGTCGAACGTGGACGCGGGGCCGTCATTGTCGGCGCACCCGGCAATGCACGTTTCCTTGAACTGCAGAATTTCCTGCGCCGCAATAACTATCCCAATGTTGCGCTGGACGCCGAGCAGGACGCGGACGCCATTGCCTTTCTCAAGCGCCTTGCGCCGCAGCCCGACGATTTTCCGCTCGTCGTCTGTCCAAGCGGCACCGTGCTGCGCAATCCCGATGTCGGCCAGCTCGCATCTTGCCTGGGGCTGATCCCCGAATTCGATCCGAAGCATGTTTATGACGTGGCGATCATCGGCGCCGGCCCTGCCGGGCTTGCCGCGGCCGTCTATGCGGCATCGGATGGCTTGTCTGTCGCTGTCTTCGACTGCCGCGCGCCCGGCGGCCAGGCGGGCACCAGCGCGCGCATCGAGAACTACCTGGGCTTCCCCACCGGCATCACGGGCCAGGAACTCGCGGGCCGCGCGTTCGTGCAGGCCCAGAAGTTCGGCGCCCATATCGCGATCCCATGCGAAGTCAAGGCCTTGTATTGCGACAAGTACCCGCGCGTCCTCGAACTATCCGATGGGAAGCGCATCCTTGCCCGGACTGCGGTCATTGCGACGGGCGCGGAATATCGGCGCCCTGTCCTCGATGGACTTGAGCGTTTCGAGGGCTCCGGTGTCTATTATTGGGCGACCCCGGTCGAGGCCAGGCTGTGCCGCAAGGAACCGGTGGTGCTGGTCGGCGGGGGCAATTCCGCGGGACAGGCCGCGGTATTCCTTTCATCGCACGCCGAGCATGTGCACCTGTTCATCCGTGGCCCAAGCCTCGAACAAACGATGTCACGCTACCTGGTCGAGCGGGTTCGGTCGCTGCCAAACCTGACGCTGCATACCCGCATCGAACTCCAGGGGCTCGAGGGCGACGTGCAGCTCAGGCGCGTGCACTACCGCGGGGCCGGCGGTACCGAAGGCAGCATGACCACCCGTCACCTGTTCGTATTTATCGGCGCCGAACCGAATACCGGCTGGCTGAAGTCTTGCGGGGTTTCGCTGGACAGCAAGGGCTTTGTATTGACCGGCACCGACACCGCCGCAGTGCAGACCTTGCCCTTGCAGACAAGTGTCAAGGGCGTCTTCGCAATCGGCGACGTACGTTCTGCGTCCACCAAGCGCGTAGCCGCCGCGGTGGGTGAAGGTGCAGCCGTGGTGGCACAGATCCATAGTCTGCTGGCCGAAGAGCGGAGCATGGTGCACCCCGGACCGGCCTGA
- a CDS encoding phosphotransferase family protein, with product MIQQGRNPGVPAVGASAFNSAALAALLHAEGLTERPELTVERLAGGQSNPTYRLACDARQYVLRTKPPGQLLSSAHAIDREYRVMQALRDSEVPVPRVCLYSEDTEILGTPFYVMEFLQGRVIYDQSLPGQSPRQRAAIYREMNRVIGALHRVDYRAAGLADYGRSGGYVARQVARWAGQCRDAGMDDNRALAALADWLPQHVPDAEQTSVVHGDYRMDNLVFHPTEPRVIGVLDWELSTLGHPLADLAYHCMSWHIPADLWRGIGGLDLQALGIPDEATYLRWYGESNGTHALEHWDFYLAYNFFRLAAIMHGIGQRARSGSAAAADAVDTGRKAVPLAELGWQFAMRYSAAGR from the coding sequence ATGATCCAGCAAGGACGCAACCCCGGCGTTCCCGCCGTCGGCGCGTCGGCTTTCAATAGCGCTGCCCTGGCGGCGCTGCTGCACGCGGAAGGCCTGACCGAACGGCCCGAACTGACCGTGGAGCGCCTGGCCGGCGGCCAGTCCAATCCGACCTACCGGCTGGCCTGCGACGCGCGGCAGTACGTGCTGCGCACGAAGCCGCCGGGCCAGTTGCTGTCGTCTGCCCACGCCATCGACCGCGAGTACCGCGTGATGCAGGCCCTGCGCGACAGCGAGGTGCCGGTGCCTCGGGTCTGCCTGTACAGCGAAGACACCGAGATCCTTGGCACGCCGTTCTACGTGATGGAATTCCTCCAGGGCCGCGTGATCTACGACCAGTCCCTGCCAGGCCAGTCCCCGCGACAGCGTGCCGCGATCTATCGCGAGATGAACCGGGTGATCGGCGCCTTGCACCGGGTGGACTACCGCGCCGCCGGCCTGGCGGACTATGGCCGGAGCGGCGGCTATGTGGCGCGCCAGGTCGCCCGCTGGGCCGGCCAGTGCCGCGATGCCGGCATGGACGATAACCGGGCGCTGGCCGCGCTGGCGGACTGGCTGCCGCAGCACGTCCCGGACGCGGAGCAGACCAGCGTGGTGCATGGCGACTACCGCATGGACAACCTCGTCTTCCATCCCACCGAGCCCCGCGTCATCGGCGTGCTCGACTGGGAGCTGTCCACGCTCGGCCACCCGCTTGCGGACCTGGCCTACCACTGCATGAGCTGGCATATCCCGGCCGACCTGTGGCGTGGCATCGGCGGGCTCGACCTGCAGGCGCTGGGCATTCCCGACGAGGCGACTTACCTGCGCTGGTATGGCGAGTCCAACGGCACGCATGCGCTCGAGCACTGGGACTTCTATCTCGCCTACAACTTCTTCCGGCTGGCGGCGATCATGCACGGCATCGGCCAGCGTGCCAGGAGCGGCAGCGCCGCCGCGGCGGATGCCGTCGACACCGGCAGGAAGGCGGTGCCGCTAGCAGAGCTTGGTTGGCAATTTGCCATGCGCTACAGCGCGGCGGGGCGCTAG
- a CDS encoding NAD(P)(+) transhydrogenase (Re/Si-specific) subunit beta: protein MNGLSMNMVTLSYLGASVCFIQALKGLSHPTTARRGNAFGMAGMVVAALTTVALIFKLKGELLSGGADPSAPGTGLALILAALVVGGGIGAYVAKKVQMTKMPELVAAMHSLIGLAAVFISVAAVAEPAAFGITAAGSHDIPLGNRIELFIGCFVGAITFSGSVIAFGKLAGRYKFRLFQGAPVVFAGQHWLNLLLAVAMVGFGIAFFLTQAWMPFLVMLAIAFVLGVLIIIPIGGADMPVVVSMLNSYSGWAAAGIGFSLNNPMLIIAGSLVGSSGAILSYIMCRAMNRSFFNVILGGFGSDAAAASGPAGQAQRNVKSGSADDAAFLMGNAETVIIVPGYGLAVARAQHALKELTEALTEKGVTVKYAIHPVAGRMPGHMNVLLAEAEVPYDQVFEMEDINSEFGQADVVLVLGANDVVNPAAKTDPKSPIAGMPILEAYKAKTIIVNKRSMAAGYAGLDNELFYMDKTMMVFGDAKKVVEDMLKAA, encoded by the coding sequence ATGAATGGCCTGTCGATGAATATGGTGACGCTGTCTTACCTGGGCGCGTCGGTCTGCTTTATCCAGGCGCTCAAGGGGCTGTCACACCCGACCACGGCGCGGCGCGGCAATGCCTTCGGCATGGCCGGCATGGTGGTCGCGGCGCTTACCACGGTGGCGCTGATCTTCAAGCTGAAGGGCGAACTGCTGTCCGGCGGGGCGGACCCGTCCGCGCCGGGCACCGGCCTGGCGCTGATCCTGGCCGCGCTGGTGGTGGGCGGCGGCATCGGCGCCTATGTGGCAAAGAAAGTCCAGATGACCAAGATGCCGGAACTGGTGGCGGCGATGCACTCGCTGATCGGCCTGGCGGCGGTGTTTATTTCGGTCGCGGCAGTGGCGGAGCCCGCGGCGTTCGGCATCACGGCTGCCGGTTCGCATGACATCCCGCTGGGCAACCGGATCGAGCTGTTCATCGGCTGCTTCGTTGGTGCCATCACCTTCTCGGGCTCGGTGATCGCCTTCGGCAAATTGGCCGGGCGCTACAAGTTCCGCCTGTTCCAGGGCGCGCCGGTGGTGTTCGCCGGCCAGCACTGGCTGAACCTGCTGCTGGCGGTGGCGATGGTGGGCTTCGGCATCGCGTTCTTCCTGACGCAGGCATGGATGCCGTTCCTGGTCATGCTGGCGATTGCCTTCGTGCTGGGCGTGCTGATCATCATCCCGATCGGCGGCGCCGACATGCCGGTGGTGGTGTCGATGCTGAACTCGTACTCGGGCTGGGCGGCGGCGGGCATCGGCTTCTCGCTGAACAACCCGATGCTGATCATCGCCGGCTCGCTGGTGGGATCGTCCGGTGCCATCCTCTCGTACATCATGTGCCGGGCGATGAACCGCTCGTTCTTCAACGTGATCCTCGGGGGCTTCGGCAGCGACGCCGCCGCCGCGAGCGGCCCGGCAGGGCAGGCCCAGCGCAACGTGAAATCGGGTTCGGCCGATGACGCCGCCTTCCTGATGGGCAATGCGGAGACGGTCATTATCGTCCCGGGCTACGGCCTGGCGGTCGCGCGGGCCCAGCATGCGCTCAAGGAACTGACCGAAGCGCTTACGGAAAAGGGCGTGACCGTGAAATACGCGATCCACCCGGTGGCGGGCCGCATGCCGGGCCACATGAACGTGCTGCTGGCCGAGGCCGAAGTGCCGTACGACCAGGTCTTCGAGATGGAAGACATCAACAGCGAGTTCGGCCAGGCCGACGTGGTGCTGGTGCTGGGCGCCAACGACGTGGTCAACCCGGCGGCCAAAACCGATCCCAAGTCGCCGATCGCCGGCATGCCGATCCTGGAGGCGTACAAGGCCAAGACCATCATCGTCAACAAGCGCTCGATGGCGGCCGGCTACGCCGGCCTGGACAACGAACTGTTCTACATGGACAAGACCATGATGGTGTTCGGCGACGCCAAGAAGGTGGTCGAGGACATGCTCAAGGCCGCCTGA
- a CDS encoding NAD(P) transhydrogenase subunit alpha, with amino-acid sequence MEMVSHTVINLIIFVLAIYVGYHVVWTVTPALHTPLMAVTNAISAIIIVGAMLAAGLTEGYVGRAMGTLAVALAAVNVFGGFLVTQRMLEMFRKKAPRAQAEAKGQPGGKLAAVAQ; translated from the coding sequence ATGGAAATGGTTAGCCACACGGTGATCAACCTGATCATCTTTGTACTGGCGATCTACGTGGGCTACCACGTGGTCTGGACGGTCACCCCCGCGCTGCACACGCCGTTGATGGCGGTGACCAACGCGATCTCGGCCATCATCATCGTCGGTGCCATGCTGGCGGCCGGCCTGACCGAGGGCTACGTTGGCCGCGCCATGGGCACGCTGGCGGTAGCGCTGGCGGCGGTCAATGTGTTCGGCGGCTTCCTGGTCACGCAACGCATGCTGGAGATGTTCAGGAAGAAGGCACCCAGGGCGCAGGCTGAAGCCAAGGGGCAGCCTGGCGGCAAACTGGCGGCGGTGGCGCAATGA
- a CDS encoding Re/Si-specific NAD(P)(+) transhydrogenase subunit alpha translates to MQIGIPTETRAGEARVAATPETVRKYVAQGHKVVVQAGAGLSASQPDGAYEAVGATIGTAAEALGAQVVLKVRAPDDAELAQMKPGSVLVGMLNPFDAENNARMAAANVTAFALEAAPRTTRAQSMDVLSSQANIAGYKAVLVAAHHYQRFMPMLMTAAGTVKAARVLILGAGVAGLQAIATAKRLGAVIEASDVRPAVKEQIESLGGKFLDVPFLTDEEREIAQGVGGYARPMPPDWMKRQAELVHQRAIQADIVITTALIPGRKAPVLLQEATVQQMKPGSVVVDLAAAQGGNCPLTVADEVVERHGVILIGHTNLASMVAADASALYARNVLDFLKLLIDKDGKLAINPDDDIVAACLMTRREQLALAS, encoded by the coding sequence ATGCAGATTGGGATCCCGACTGAGACGCGGGCGGGAGAGGCGCGTGTTGCCGCGACACCGGAGACCGTCAGGAAGTACGTCGCCCAGGGCCACAAGGTAGTCGTCCAGGCAGGCGCCGGCTTGAGTGCCAGCCAGCCCGATGGCGCGTACGAGGCGGTCGGCGCCACCATTGGCACTGCCGCCGAAGCGCTGGGCGCACAGGTGGTGCTCAAGGTGCGCGCCCCGGACGACGCGGAACTGGCACAGATGAAGCCGGGGTCCGTGCTGGTGGGCATGCTCAACCCCTTCGATGCCGAGAACAACGCGCGCATGGCGGCGGCCAACGTGACCGCCTTCGCGCTCGAGGCCGCGCCGCGCACCACGCGCGCGCAGAGCATGGACGTGCTCTCGTCGCAGGCCAATATCGCCGGCTACAAGGCCGTGCTGGTGGCCGCGCACCACTACCAGCGCTTCATGCCGATGCTGATGACCGCCGCCGGCACCGTCAAGGCCGCGCGCGTGCTGATCCTCGGCGCCGGCGTGGCCGGCCTGCAGGCGATCGCCACCGCCAAGCGGCTGGGCGCGGTGATCGAAGCGTCCGACGTGCGCCCCGCGGTCAAGGAACAGATCGAATCGCTCGGCGGCAAGTTCCTCGACGTGCCGTTCCTGACCGACGAAGAGCGCGAGATCGCGCAGGGCGTGGGCGGCTATGCGCGCCCGATGCCGCCGGACTGGATGAAGCGCCAGGCCGAGCTGGTGCACCAGCGCGCGATCCAGGCCGACATCGTCATCACCACCGCGCTGATCCCGGGCCGCAAGGCCCCGGTGCTGCTGCAGGAAGCTACCGTGCAGCAGATGAAGCCGGGCTCGGTGGTGGTCGACCTGGCCGCCGCGCAGGGCGGCAACTGCCCACTGACGGTGGCCGACGAAGTGGTCGAGCGCCACGGCGTCATCCTCATCGGCCATACCAACCTGGCCAGCATGGTGGCGGCCGACGCCTCGGCGCTCTACGCGCGCAACGTGCTCGACTTCCTCAAGCTGCTGATCGACAAGGACGGCAAGCTCGCGATCAACCCCGACGACGACATCGTCGCGGCCTGCCTGATGACGCGGCGCGAGCAACTGGCGCTGGCCAGCTGA
- a CDS encoding TauD/TfdA dioxygenase family protein: protein MTIQIKPLTGSVAAAVTGVDLNQPLDDASFGILHRAFLEHGVLVFRGQHLQPAAQVAFARRWGTPVQGNPLLKGLTEFPELAQVTKIPKETASTEAWHSDSIYTEVPPKISILSAVTIPVGGDTMWCNQYVSYDRLSPAMQRMIEGLRARFSGARLARMTGSDRVPTAVHPIVRTHPETGRKALYVGHPDTAQCIEGMTEAESRPLLDFLYEHSVTPDNVYRHMWQEGDVLMWDNRCTMHYAVHDYGNAERVLNRVTLEGDVPR, encoded by the coding sequence ATGACAATCCAGATCAAGCCGCTGACCGGCTCCGTGGCAGCAGCCGTGACCGGTGTCGACCTGAACCAGCCGCTCGACGACGCCAGCTTCGGGATCCTGCACCGGGCGTTTCTGGAGCATGGCGTGCTGGTGTTCCGCGGCCAGCACCTGCAGCCTGCCGCCCAGGTTGCGTTCGCCCGGCGCTGGGGCACGCCGGTACAGGGCAACCCGCTGCTCAAGGGCCTGACCGAGTTCCCCGAACTGGCCCAGGTCACCAAGATCCCCAAGGAAACCGCCTCGACCGAGGCCTGGCATTCCGACTCGATCTATACCGAGGTGCCGCCGAAGATCTCGATCCTGTCGGCGGTGACCATCCCGGTCGGCGGCGACACCATGTGGTGCAACCAGTACGTCTCGTATGACCGCCTGTCGCCGGCGATGCAGCGCATGATCGAAGGGCTGCGGGCCCGCTTCTCGGGCGCGCGGCTGGCCAGGATGACCGGTTCGGACAGGGTGCCGACAGCCGTGCACCCGATTGTGCGCACGCACCCGGAGACCGGGCGCAAGGCGCTCTATGTCGGCCACCCCGACACCGCGCAGTGCATCGAAGGCATGACCGAGGCCGAGAGCCGTCCGCTGCTCGACTTCCTGTACGAGCACTCGGTGACGCCGGACAACGTCTACCGCCATATGTGGCAAGAGGGCGATGTGCTGATGTGGGACAACCGCTGCACCATGCACTACGCCGTGCATGACTACGGCAATGCCGAGCGGGTACTGAACCGCGTCACGCTGGAAGGGGACGTGCCCCGCTGA